A single genomic interval of Fibrobacter sp. UWB4 harbors:
- a CDS encoding peptidylprolyl isomerase, translating to MVVIQDKMKVSIAYTLREGKRILEEVPATQPFVYIHGYNNIIPGLEDALTGRRLGEKFTVSIPANLGYGEYRKDLILTVPKEELRDVGELWLGMELEMYQDNDIREFQLPDTAEEFVNDLNLDDDDDQCDGIYTIKEILEDTVIVDGNHPFAGKDLTFNVEVIDIVEASFTEQESGFPDEDDYDGYDNYDSYDNRMGDDNFDSNERRWR from the coding sequence ATGGTAGTCATCCAAGACAAGATGAAGGTGAGCATAGCCTACACCCTCAGAGAAGGCAAGCGAATTCTTGAAGAAGTTCCCGCCACTCAGCCGTTCGTGTACATTCACGGATACAACAACATCATTCCCGGACTTGAAGACGCACTGACGGGGCGTCGTCTGGGCGAAAAGTTTACAGTGAGCATTCCGGCGAATCTCGGTTACGGCGAATACCGCAAGGACCTTATCCTTACGGTTCCCAAAGAAGAACTCCGCGACGTCGGGGAACTCTGGCTCGGCATGGAACTCGAAATGTACCAGGATAACGATATCCGCGAATTCCAGCTGCCGGACACCGCCGAAGAATTTGTGAACGACTTGAACCTTGACGATGACGACGACCAGTGCGACGGCATTTACACCATCAAGGAAATTCTCGAAGATACGGTCATAGTAGACGGGAACCACCCGTTTGCAGGCAAGGACTTGACATTCAATGTCGAAGTCATAGACATCGTCGAAGCAAGCTTCACCGAGCAGGAATCAGGATTCCCGGACGAAGACGATTACGACGGCTACGATAACTATGACAGTTACGACAACCGCATGGGCGACGACAACTTTGATTCAAACGAAAGGAGATGGCGCTAA
- a CDS encoding type B 50S ribosomal protein L31: MKEGIHPNYQPVVFVDANTGKEYITRSTKSSAEKKTIDGVEYNVISLEITADTHPFWTGKQHRVDTAGRIDSFNKRYGGGANITSAKRKTRKAAPVKAEEEA; this comes from the coding sequence ATGAAAGAAGGTATCCACCCTAATTATCAACCGGTCGTGTTCGTCGATGCGAATACGGGTAAAGAATACATCACCCGCTCCACGAAGTCTTCCGCCGAAAAGAAGACTATCGATGGTGTTGAATATAACGTGATTTCTTTGGAAATCACTGCTGATACCCATCCGTTCTGGACGGGCAAGCAGCATCGCGTGGATACGGCTGGCCGTATCGACAGCTTCAACAAGCGCTATGGCGGCGGTGCTAACATCACCTCTGCAAAGCGTAAGACTCGCAAGGCTGCTCCGGTCAAGGCTGAAGAAGAAGCTTAA
- a CDS encoding FISUMP domain-containing protein encodes MRIGFVFMLLAACIAAAAPSKKASAKKFKDPRDGHTYKIVKIGNHNWLAENLTYKTTKGSYCYNDDKSNCHKYGRLYTWKAAMKACPTGWRLPDRKDWNFLSKYLGSSKKNGFRVKQAGQRICFGNNEMWSPYCEETKASFNASGKSNTHFAYEDMEKSAFFWTATEETTYIANFVTIGGYNERYAERAIEENNAFSVRCIEK; translated from the coding sequence ATGAGAATTGGTTTCGTATTTATGCTTCTGGCTGCCTGCATCGCCGCAGCAGCCCCCTCTAAGAAGGCCTCCGCAAAAAAATTCAAGGACCCGCGTGACGGCCACACCTACAAGATCGTGAAAATCGGCAACCACAACTGGCTCGCCGAAAACCTCACCTACAAGACGACAAAGGGCAGCTACTGCTACAACGACGACAAATCCAACTGCCACAAGTACGGTCGCCTCTACACATGGAAAGCTGCCATGAAGGCATGCCCGACCGGCTGGAGACTCCCTGACCGCAAAGACTGGAACTTTTTGAGCAAGTACCTCGGTTCAAGCAAGAAGAACGGTTTCAGAGTCAAGCAGGCCGGCCAGAGAATCTGCTTCGGCAACAACGAAATGTGGAGTCCGTACTGCGAAGAAACCAAAGCATCATTTAACGCGTCTGGCAAAAGCAACACACATTTCGCCTACGAAGACATGGAAAAATCAGCCTTCTTCTGGACAGCAACCGAAGAAACGACCTACATCGCAAACTTCGTGACCATCGGCGGATACAATGAACGTTATGCGGAACGCGCCATCGAAGAAAACAACGCCTTTTCCGTCAGGTGCATTGAAAAGTAA
- the rpiA gene encoding ribose-5-phosphate isomerase RpiA — protein sequence MASMDELKKAAGVRAADMIKDGMIVGLGTGSTAAHMVNRLAERIKTEGIHVTGVSTSWSTTLQCRSLGIPLKEMGEVSHLDMVIDGADEIDPNRNLIKGRGAAHLLEKIVASMTDNYVIIADSGKAVQQLGTKFAVPLEIIPGAIAVVTERVKKLGGEVKVRMGAPGKDGPVISDSGNLIADAKFAPIADPDKLARDLEHIVGIVGHGLFINMATKVILADEAKGLIEF from the coding sequence ATGGCATCGATGGATGAACTCAAGAAGGCTGCAGGCGTTCGCGCCGCAGACATGATCAAGGACGGAATGATTGTCGGTCTCGGCACAGGCAGCACGGCGGCCCACATGGTGAACCGACTCGCCGAACGCATCAAGACCGAAGGCATCCACGTGACGGGCGTTTCGACCAGCTGGAGCACGACGCTCCAATGCCGTAGCCTCGGCATCCCGCTCAAGGAAATGGGCGAAGTGAGCCACCTCGACATGGTGATTGACGGCGCCGACGAAATCGACCCGAACCGTAACCTCATCAAGGGCCGCGGAGCCGCACACCTCCTCGAAAAGATCGTCGCCTCCATGACGGACAACTACGTGATCATCGCAGACTCCGGCAAGGCCGTGCAGCAGCTCGGCACCAAGTTCGCCGTCCCTCTTGAAATCATCCCGGGCGCCATCGCCGTCGTGACCGAACGCGTGAAAAAGCTCGGTGGTGAAGTCAAGGTCCGCATGGGCGCTCCAGGCAAGGACGGTCCAGTGATTAGCGACAGCGGTAACCTCATCGCCGATGCAAAGTTCGCCCCCATCGCAGACCCGGACAAACTCGCCCGCGACCTCGAGCACATCGTAGGTATCGTCGGACATGGCCTGTTCATTAACATGGCCACAAAGGTCATCCTCGCTGACGAAGCTAAGGGACTGATTGAATTCTAG
- a CDS encoding dihydrofolate reductase → MLISAIVAVSENNVIGRDGHLPWHLSQDLKRFKAITTGHAIILGRKNYDDIGRPLPNRTNYVLSRNKEFQAPGCIVCSSLGEAIEAARAAGETECFIIGGAAVYREAMPQVEKLYLTRVLSHVDGDVFFPEWEGDFEKVSEEPFQADEKNDFPTVFQIWVRKK, encoded by the coding sequence ATGTTAATTTCTGCAATTGTAGCTGTTTCTGAAAACAATGTCATTGGGCGCGATGGGCACTTGCCGTGGCACCTTTCGCAGGATCTCAAGCGCTTCAAGGCGATTACCACAGGGCATGCCATCATCCTCGGTCGCAAGAATTACGACGATATCGGTCGTCCGCTGCCGAACCGCACGAACTACGTGCTCTCCCGAAACAAGGAATTTCAGGCCCCGGGCTGCATAGTCTGCTCGTCGCTCGGTGAGGCTATCGAGGCCGCCCGCGCCGCAGGCGAGACGGAGTGCTTTATCATTGGCGGTGCCGCCGTGTACCGTGAAGCGATGCCGCAGGTCGAAAAGCTCTATTTGACGAGAGTTTTGTCGCATGTGGATGGCGATGTTTTCTTCCCGGAATGGGAGGGAGACTTCGAAAAAGTCAGCGAAGAACCGTTCCAGGCTGACGAAAAAAACGATTTTCCGACTGTTTTTCAAATTTGGGTACGAAAAAAATAA
- a CDS encoding roadblock/LC7 domain-containing protein, with product MSDYTIYSDDANKVRRLMTAYQASVKCEYVVLCHRDGNIIAEVGSLGSDLDATPLAVLSIAAFDSSRQIGVMLGGEKFQSVSFTGENRSVYISPVAQSLLLVQVFNGGRLPNRIDDFNRLLVEKLEDAVPAFTQNTSSLVR from the coding sequence ATGAGCGATTATACAATTTATTCAGATGATGCAAACAAGGTGCGTCGCTTGATGACTGCGTATCAGGCCAGTGTCAAGTGCGAATATGTTGTTCTTTGCCATCGAGACGGAAACATCATTGCCGAAGTCGGCTCTCTTGGCTCGGATCTAGATGCAACGCCTCTTGCTGTGTTGAGTATTGCCGCATTTGACTCGTCACGTCAGATCGGTGTAATGCTTGGCGGAGAAAAGTTCCAGTCCGTTTCTTTTACAGGCGAGAACCGTTCCGTTTATATTTCTCCTGTAGCTCAGTCGCTCCTGCTCGTGCAGGTGTTTAATGGTGGCCGACTTCCGAATCGCATAGATGACTTTAATCGCTTGCTGGTTGAAAAGTTGGAAGACGCCGTTCCTGCGTTTACACAGAATACGAGCAGTCTCGTTCGCTAG
- the rpsT gene encoding 30S ribosomal protein S20, translating into MPQHKSCKKRLLQAEKANAMNRSTRSAIRASLKVIRTAATKAAALEEMPKLFSMLDKAAVSHRAGFCANRAANYKAKVAKVINGLA; encoded by the coding sequence GTGCCTCAACACAAGTCTTGCAAAAAGCGTTTGCTCCAGGCCGAAAAGGCCAACGCAATGAACCGTTCCACTCGTAGCGCTATCCGTGCTAGCCTCAAGGTTATCCGCACTGCTGCTACGAAAGCCGCTGCCCTCGAAGAAATGCCGAAGCTCTTCAGCATGCTCGACAAGGCTGCCGTTTCTCACCGCGCTGGTTTCTGCGCCAACCGTGCTGCCAACTACAAGGCCAAGGTTGCTAAGGTCATCAACGGCCTCGCTTAA
- a CDS encoding GGDEF domain-containing protein, giving the protein MKNGKRILKLLVAVLAAVSVALFVISFNGMCRHGTCNHVIKLNDGWSVSFSDVHLTPLKHVSEFRVPSNVEPGDTIIYERNMRDDSIPLPTTLRFHAYHVAIAVYVDSICYYRYGFERFKEGWLVGSGIHLVNMPEHLDQHTIRVVTVVTERAAAKSLTSIELLRSGSMTDYFANNSDSITIGIFLMFFGMIAFITGCCAVGFDRAYYRLILIGLFAGLMGLWTLNYAKGIQIFSMNYALDTTLEYVSLYLAAIPFGLLIINMRSGKISPWKMRMLKGIVGFGGLFFVVTTILHVADIAHYPSFLIVYHSYIFVSFLFMVVFKVLYDRGAGLQEKILTSGTVVFVLFGIADVFRYNIQNMLGLDKPFMDSTCLPVGALLFILLLMVGYLVYMYEELMDKTEKEVLRQIAYRDALTGIYNRAKCEHIFEVLNRDDSDYAIVSIDVNGLKYVNDHFGHSMGDKLLCAFADVFKNAFNGIGTTIRMGGDEFVAIVRAEHLSDLNTALKTMVLLEKDAKLPIAMNVAYGYSIRRRGDAVTAMDVYRMADANMYAMKLASKQQRMA; this is encoded by the coding sequence ATGAAAAACGGAAAGAGAATTCTTAAGCTTCTCGTTGCAGTGCTTGCCGCTGTAAGTGTTGCTTTGTTTGTCATCAGTTTCAACGGAATGTGTCGTCATGGCACGTGTAATCATGTTATCAAACTTAACGATGGTTGGTCCGTTTCTTTTTCCGATGTGCATCTCACTCCGTTGAAGCATGTGTCGGAATTCCGGGTGCCTTCAAATGTTGAACCCGGTGATACCATTATTTACGAACGGAATATGAGGGATGATTCAATCCCTTTGCCGACGACTTTGCGCTTCCATGCGTATCACGTTGCTATTGCCGTTTATGTCGATAGTATTTGCTATTACCGTTATGGATTTGAACGCTTTAAGGAAGGGTGGCTTGTCGGTAGCGGAATCCATCTTGTGAACATGCCTGAGCATTTGGACCAGCATACGATTCGCGTGGTCACAGTTGTCACAGAAAGGGCTGCCGCAAAATCACTGACATCTATAGAACTTTTGCGCTCCGGTAGCATGACGGATTATTTTGCGAACAATTCCGATTCCATTACGATTGGAATTTTCCTGATGTTCTTTGGCATGATTGCCTTTATTACCGGGTGTTGTGCAGTGGGGTTTGACCGGGCGTATTATCGACTTATCCTGATTGGACTTTTTGCAGGGCTGATGGGACTTTGGACGCTCAACTACGCAAAGGGAATTCAGATATTCTCGATGAATTATGCTCTGGATACGACGCTAGAGTATGTATCGCTTTATCTTGCAGCAATACCGTTTGGGCTTCTCATCATCAATATGCGTTCTGGCAAGATTTCGCCGTGGAAAATGAGAATGCTGAAAGGCATTGTCGGTTTTGGCGGCTTGTTCTTTGTTGTGACGACTATTTTGCATGTGGCTGATATTGCTCATTATCCGTCATTTTTGATTGTCTATCACAGCTATATTTTTGTTTCGTTCTTGTTCATGGTCGTTTTCAAGGTGCTTTACGATCGCGGTGCCGGCCTCCAGGAAAAGATCCTTACGTCTGGTACGGTTGTGTTTGTGCTGTTTGGGATTGCGGATGTATTCCGCTATAATATCCAGAATATGCTGGGCTTGGACAAGCCATTCATGGATTCGACATGCTTGCCTGTGGGGGCACTCCTCTTCATTTTGCTCTTGATGGTGGGTTACCTTGTTTACATGTACGAAGAACTTATGGACAAGACCGAGAAGGAAGTCCTTCGCCAGATTGCCTATAGAGATGCGCTCACTGGCATATATAACCGTGCTAAGTGCGAACACATTTTTGAAGTCCTCAATCGTGATGATAGCGATTATGCTATTGTGAGTATCGATGTGAACGGACTCAAGTACGTCAACGACCATTTTGGACATTCTATGGGCGACAAGCTCCTCTGCGCCTTTGCCGATGTGTTCAAGAATGCTTTTAACGGCATTGGAACGACTATCCGCATGGGTGGCGATGAATTTGTGGCAATTGTCCGTGCGGAACATCTTTCGGATCTGAACACTGCGTTAAAGACGATGGTGCTCCTGGAAAAAGACGCCAAGTTGCCGATCGCCATGAATGTTGCTTACGGTTATTCTATACGCCGTCGAGGTGATGCCGTGACGGCAATGGACGTTTACCGCATGGCCGATGCGAACATGTACGCCATGAAGCTCGCCTCTAAGCAACAGCGAATGGCATAA
- a CDS encoding BamA/TamA family outer membrane protein, which produces MMLWTRNILCVIAALIFGAGVCLASECRIERVEWEGEHDEFDELSMSVIVGAPCDSWQGARQKLLRFYEDRGFLGAKLQVNVDSAGVARCRFERGSAWVWGGSENLDSGATDIGVFRLLTGLEVGEKVSLSDLERSERKLSRLGYYEKTADVRLFRDPVRNRVIPAYSMRAAPISAAEGFLTYSSDENVWEGKINLDLYNILGTGRDLQMNGYSQKTSRRIEGSYRERFIFGTAWDVLVRGFFEDDSLSRDSRLELGVSRNIGFNLEISAFVGIGNDEKSSSLELSYISLDRSVLPRSGTSLDVSLAWMMDRPDSLDSYLRLHASLVHYVPLWKNFIVRYSAAAGALLPSGGAFAREDLFSLGGINSFKGMMYGFMRTRAYGFSQAAFLWQDGYDLSIELFYQPGLYRRMRPFHGWAHEHDYGIGFTQYRKSWSFSIYYALRNGCDYLDGVLGFGVKTLF; this is translated from the coding sequence ATGATGTTGTGGACTCGAAATATTTTGTGCGTGATTGCGGCCCTTATATTTGGCGCGGGTGTATGCCTCGCGTCTGAATGCCGTATTGAACGTGTAGAATGGGAGGGTGAACACGACGAGTTTGATGAACTTTCGATGAGTGTGATTGTCGGCGCTCCGTGCGATTCATGGCAGGGGGCAAGGCAAAAGCTGTTGCGGTTTTACGAGGATCGTGGATTCCTGGGTGCAAAGTTGCAGGTGAACGTCGATAGCGCGGGTGTGGCTCGTTGCCGTTTTGAACGTGGCAGTGCCTGGGTGTGGGGCGGGTCTGAAAATCTGGATTCCGGTGCGACGGACATTGGTGTCTTTAGGCTGCTGACGGGGCTTGAAGTTGGCGAAAAAGTGTCGCTTTCGGATTTGGAACGCTCGGAACGCAAGCTCTCCCGATTGGGCTATTACGAAAAGACTGCCGATGTGCGCTTGTTCCGTGATCCGGTGCGCAACCGCGTGATTCCGGCGTATTCTATGCGGGCTGCCCCGATTTCTGCGGCAGAAGGTTTTCTCACATATTCGAGCGACGAAAATGTTTGGGAAGGAAAAATCAATCTCGATTTGTACAACATCTTGGGGACGGGTCGCGATTTGCAAATGAATGGTTATTCGCAAAAGACTTCCCGCCGTATTGAAGGCTCGTATCGTGAACGGTTTATTTTTGGCACCGCCTGGGATGTCCTTGTTCGCGGGTTCTTTGAAGATGATTCTCTGTCGCGTGATTCCCGCCTGGAACTTGGCGTGTCGAGGAATATCGGGTTCAATCTTGAAATTTCGGCATTTGTGGGTATCGGCAATGACGAGAAAAGTTCGTCGCTGGAGCTTTCGTACATTTCGCTTGACCGGAGCGTTTTGCCTCGAAGCGGTACGTCGCTAGATGTCTCGCTTGCGTGGATGATGGATCGCCCGGATTCGCTCGATAGCTATTTGCGGTTGCATGCGTCCTTGGTCCATTACGTGCCGCTGTGGAAAAATTTCATTGTGCGCTACTCGGCTGCGGCGGGTGCGTTACTTCCGTCGGGAGGCGCGTTTGCGCGTGAGGACTTGTTTAGCCTGGGCGGCATCAATTCGTTTAAGGGGATGATGTATGGCTTTATGCGGACGCGCGCGTACGGGTTTTCGCAGGCGGCGTTCCTGTGGCAGGATGGCTACGATTTGTCGATTGAGCTGTTCTATCAGCCGGGACTTTATAGGCGGATGAGGCCGTTCCACGGGTGGGCGCACGAGCATGATTACGGCATCGGGTTTACGCAGTATCGCAAGTCCTGGAGCTTTAGCATTTACTATGCGCTCCGCAATGGGTGCGATTATTTGGACGGTGTCCTTGGCTTCGGGGTGAAGACGCTGTTTTAA
- a CDS encoding MgtC/SapB family protein: MIEFNIFYKLAAALGIGFIIGMQRENSYSRNNSRHPAGLCSFSIVSLCGALSCYLGDLMGSIVPFVVGLVIVGLLLVASHIAYGLSNRDNGGPAGVTTSAALIMIYFLGALCWFNRLLEACILMIVLLWLLAVKRQLHDFAKKISTEDIIATVKFAVISLMILPFLPNRAFGPPGLEVLNPHTIWLFVVFICGIGFVGYVLIKLVGPGKGIWLTGLLGGLASSTALTLNLAGRSVDNEQYAADFTLGIVLSWSVMYARLYLICVFLMPSLALPLLAPLLVPVVPGLGYAGYLKLRESKDHRQKTTDFNNPFKLLPAIKFGLVFTVVMFIANAAHAYFGSGALMICSFLGGAAEMDAVAFSLIDMCRKATLEHHNLILALLFASLANTLTKGCLVYFLGAKSMRRPILPAVVLICGVSVVMIGIYSVV; encoded by the coding sequence ATGATTGAGTTCAATATCTTTTATAAGCTTGCGGCGGCGCTGGGTATCGGTTTCATTATCGGTATGCAGCGTGAAAACTCGTATTCCCGCAATAATTCTAGGCACCCCGCTGGGCTGTGCTCGTTTTCGATTGTGAGCCTTTGTGGCGCCTTGTCTTGCTACCTGGGCGACCTGATGGGTTCGATTGTCCCCTTTGTCGTTGGCCTTGTGATTGTCGGGCTTTTGCTCGTGGCAAGCCATATTGCGTATGGTCTTTCGAACCGCGATAACGGCGGGCCTGCGGGCGTCACGACGAGTGCTGCTCTTATCATGATTTATTTCTTGGGGGCGCTTTGCTGGTTTAACCGCCTCTTGGAAGCGTGTATCCTCATGATTGTGCTCTTGTGGCTCTTGGCGGTCAAGCGGCAGCTTCACGATTTTGCGAAAAAGATTTCGACTGAGGACATCATTGCGACTGTCAAGTTTGCGGTGATTTCTCTCATGATTTTGCCGTTCTTGCCGAACCGCGCATTTGGCCCGCCGGGCCTCGAAGTTTTGAACCCGCATACGATTTGGCTCTTTGTCGTGTTTATTTGCGGCATCGGCTTTGTGGGCTATGTACTCATTAAGCTTGTCGGCCCTGGCAAGGGTATTTGGCTCACGGGGCTTTTGGGCGGGCTTGCGAGCAGTACGGCACTCACGCTGAACTTGGCGGGGCGTAGCGTTGATAACGAGCAGTATGCGGCGGATTTTACGCTCGGCATTGTGCTGAGCTGGTCGGTGATGTATGCACGACTCTACCTCATTTGCGTGTTCCTGATGCCGTCACTTGCGCTCCCGCTCTTGGCGCCGCTACTTGTGCCTGTGGTGCCTGGGCTTGGTTATGCGGGTTACTTGAAACTTCGTGAATCCAAGGATCATCGACAGAAGACGACTGATTTTAATAATCCGTTCAAGCTGTTGCCGGCGATTAAGTTTGGCCTGGTCTTTACGGTGGTCATGTTCATTGCGAATGCGGCTCATGCTTACTTTGGCTCGGGCGCCTTGATGATTTGTAGCTTCTTGGGCGGTGCTGCCGAAATGGATGCGGTCGCGTTCTCGCTTATCGACATGTGCCGAAAGGCGACTCTTGAACACCACAACTTGATTTTGGCGCTCCTGTTTGCAAGCCTTGCCAATACGCTTACCAAGGGGTGCCTAGTGTATTTCCTTGGAGCAAAGTCCATGCGCCGCCCGATTCTCCCTGCGGTTGTGCTCATTTGTGGTGTTTCGGTCGTGATGATTGGAATTTACTCAGTCGTGTAG
- a CDS encoding hydroxymethylpyrimidine/phosphomethylpyrimidine kinase, translating into MSNKMKFALTIAGFDGSAGAGILADVKAMAHFGVYCESVCTALTQQNEDEFVAPGWVIWDRIEAQLETLFKKRTFKYVKIGLVEKAKVLKKIVEYIRTKSPDAYIIWDPIASASAGFHFLRAAEQDKFMPVMNQIDLVTPNQDEFGFLGLGLAASRGLVNLGNDFALLLKGGHSRGKEAVDILWDRDGKQYKFSSPRLPGHGTHGTGCHLSSAILANLVLGHTLPESCQIAKNYLTELLQSGEGRLAKDI; encoded by the coding sequence ATGTCTAATAAGATGAAATTTGCATTGACCATCGCTGGTTTTGATGGTTCTGCGGGGGCCGGAATTTTGGCCGATGTCAAGGCTATGGCTCATTTTGGTGTGTACTGCGAATCTGTATGTACTGCGCTTACTCAGCAAAATGAAGATGAATTTGTGGCGCCTGGCTGGGTCATCTGGGACCGCATCGAAGCTCAGCTAGAAACCTTATTTAAAAAAAGAACTTTCAAGTACGTAAAAATCGGACTTGTCGAAAAAGCCAAAGTTTTGAAGAAAATTGTTGAATATATCCGGACAAAATCTCCAGATGCCTACATTATATGGGATCCGATTGCAAGCGCTTCGGCGGGATTTCATTTTTTGCGAGCTGCCGAACAAGATAAATTCATGCCTGTGATGAATCAGATTGACTTGGTCACGCCGAATCAAGATGAATTTGGATTTCTAGGGCTTGGACTTGCCGCATCTCGCGGGCTGGTTAATCTTGGAAATGATTTTGCGCTTCTCTTGAAAGGGGGGCATTCCAGAGGGAAAGAAGCCGTTGACATTCTCTGGGATCGTGATGGAAAACAGTACAAATTCTCTAGCCCGCGTTTGCCAGGGCATGGAACGCATGGCACAGGCTGCCACCTCTCTTCTGCGATCCTTGCAAATCTTGTGCTGGGGCACACTCTCCCTGAATCGTGCCAGATTGCAAAGAATTACCTCACCGAGCTATTGCAGAGCGGTGAAGGCAGGCTTGCAAAAGATATTTAG
- a CDS encoding metallophosphoesterase: MLYGICSDIHSNATAFKAVLESMHDNGVERRICLGDIVGYGVDTDECVNLVKENMDVCLIGNHDSVAVRYESSAGFNPYAKQAIEWTQKNLSKESVAFIRSLPYIHEENDICFVHASPLSPADWVYVTDLEDALNAFDHFSERYCFVGHTHSPVIIASRPLAIPKILDEYEYVIANTERLLVNVGSVGQPRDRDPRACWCLLDTETKCVRLIRVEYDIRETQNRMKKQGMPSFLIDRLSVGR, translated from the coding sequence ATGCTTTACGGTATTTGTTCAGATATCCATTCCAACGCCACGGCATTCAAGGCTGTCCTTGAGTCTATGCACGATAACGGCGTTGAACGGAGAATATGCCTTGGTGATATTGTGGGATATGGCGTCGATACCGATGAGTGCGTCAATTTGGTTAAAGAGAACATGGATGTGTGCCTGATCGGAAACCACGACAGCGTGGCGGTACGGTACGAATCCAGCGCTGGCTTCAACCCGTATGCGAAGCAGGCGATTGAATGGACCCAGAAGAACCTTTCCAAGGAGTCTGTGGCGTTTATCCGCTCGCTTCCATATATTCACGAAGAAAACGATATCTGCTTTGTGCATGCGTCGCCCTTGTCTCCGGCAGATTGGGTCTACGTGACCGATCTTGAGGATGCGCTGAACGCTTTTGACCATTTCTCGGAGCGTTACTGCTTTGTGGGGCATACGCATAGCCCGGTCATCATTGCAAGCCGTCCTTTGGCGATTCCGAAAATTTTGGATGAGTACGAGTACGTGATTGCGAATACCGAACGCTTGCTGGTGAACGTCGGCAGCGTGGGGCAGCCACGCGACCGCGACCCGAGAGCCTGCTGGTGCCTACTCGATACCGAGACCAAGTGTGTACGGCTCATCCGCGTGGAATACGACATCCGAGAGACGCAGAACCGCATGAAAAAGCAGGGAATGCCCTCGTTCCTGATTGATAGACTATCGGTGGGGAGATAA
- a CDS encoding 23S rRNA (pseudouridine(1915)-N(3))-methyltransferase RlmH produces the protein MKWILAVFGRAGSPFIADEVEKYVKRLRGSAMPLEVVELKESKIDDHAQALAQEAAVFEKKFPRNEYRRVILSEEGKLMTTVKLADTLQARFTGNIVFLIGSAYGIDENLKKSADLLLSLSPLTFTHDHARIITVEQLYRVQMVMQNHPYHHR, from the coding sequence ATGAAATGGATCTTAGCAGTTTTTGGTCGTGCCGGTTCCCCGTTCATTGCGGACGAGGTGGAAAAGTATGTGAAGCGCTTGCGCGGTTCCGCGATGCCACTTGAAGTGGTAGAACTCAAGGAATCGAAAATTGACGACCACGCCCAGGCGCTTGCCCAGGAAGCTGCCGTTTTCGAAAAAAAATTCCCGCGTAACGAGTACCGCCGAGTGATCCTCTCCGAAGAAGGGAAGCTTATGACGACGGTAAAGCTTGCCGATACGTTACAGGCCCGCTTTACGGGAAATATTGTGTTTTTGATTGGCTCTGCGTACGGCATCGACGAGAACTTGAAAAAGTCGGCCGACTTGCTGTTAAGCCTTTCTCCGTTGACTTTTACCCATGACCACGCGAGGATTATCACGGTGGAACAGCTCTACCGCGTCCAGATGGTCATGCAAAACCACCCGTATCATCATAGGTAG